The DNA window AAATCAAGCTATAACTACTTTAACTAACCTAGGATTCAATAATATAGATAATTTTATACAATATGATACTTCTATTATTATAGAAAAAGAAAAAGCTGGTAATTTTATAAGGTTAGGGATAGGAACACTTATAAGTTTATTTTTAGGAATTTTAGCTATAATTATAAAATCTTTAAAAGAAAACTATAAAGAAAAAAAATTTTATAAAAATTAAGTATCTACAAAAGTTTAAAGTATGAAATTTGATTTTATAAGACTTTTATAAATTATTAAAATAAAAATATTGTGGAGACTAAAAATGAAAAAATCAGTCCGTATTTTTGATGTTTTTACTGCTCTTATATTAAGTATAATATTATTTTTACCAATAATTATAATATCAATTTTAATAAAACTAACTTCAGAAGGACCAATACTTTTTATTCAAGAAAGGGTGGGGCATAGAGAAAAAATTTTTAGAATATATAAGTTCAGAACAATGGAAGTTGGAAAGAGCAAACATGGAAGTATTACTGTTGGAAATGATACAAGAATAACTAAAATAGGAAAAATTTTAAGAAAAACAAAATTAGATGAAATACCTCAACTGCTTAATATTCTAAAAGGAGAAATGAGTTTTGTTGGTTTTAGACCAGATACTCCAG is part of the Fusobacterium nucleatum genome and encodes:
- a CDS encoding sugar transferase; its protein translation is MKKSVRIFDVFTALILSIILFLPIIIISILIKLTSEGPILFIQERVGHREKIFRIYKFRTMEVGKSKHGSITVGNDTRITKIGKILRKTKLDEIPQLLNILKGEMSFVGFRPDTPDFTKYYKEKNENFFELMPGITGKSSIYLRTIEVKMEKVDDPKKYYIEKIIPLKVRLNEYHFEHNDVYSNIKIMFETVIKLITK